The Oncorhynchus kisutch isolate 150728-3 linkage group LG14, Okis_V2, whole genome shotgun sequence genomic sequence AgctctttttttcccccatctTCCTTCCATCTTGTTCAActgttaccaggcacctgcaacAAAACGATTGCTCAGACGTGCGAGTGTCTTTTTGAATTTTGAGTCACATGTACAAGTACAGTgaaactataactatatacagggtgccaGTACTACATGTACAGGGATACATGTTCAGAGAAATGCTGAACTCGTAAGACCGACATCAACAGCGCAGTAAGCTATATAGagaggaagctatatacagggtgccaGTACTacatgtacagggatactggagtaattgaggtagatatgtaaatGTGTCCAGGGATTAggagaaagtgactggtagcagaataattaatactaataataatagtaaacaGTATGGcagtagcatgtgtgtgtgtttcagtgtaggCGTGATAGGCGGATATACATGGAAGCAGGGCTataaagtgactggtagcaggaatatatacagtatatatactaatggtaatatatacatggaAACAGGGATGAAAGTGGTTATGGTGTGTTTGATGTGAAGCGTAGGAGCAGGAGATGGGTCGGATTAGGAGGAGATTGGTCTGAGCAGGAGATGGGTCAGATTAGGAGGACATTGGTCGGATTAGGAGGAGCTGGGTCGGATTAGGAGGAGATGGGTCGGATTAGGAGGAGATGGGTCGGATTAGGAGGAGCTGGGTCGGATTAGGAGGAGCTGGGTCGGATTAGGAGGAGCTGGGTCGGATTGGGAGGAGATGGGTCTGAGCAGGATGAGATGGGTCGGAGCAGGAGGAAATGGGTCGGATTAGGAGGAGATGGGTCGGATTAGGAGGAGCTGGGTCGGATTAGGAGGAGCTGGGTCGGATTAGGAGGAGCTGGGTCGGAGCAGGAGGAGATGGGTCGGAGCAGGAGGAGATGGGTCGGAGCAGGAGCAGATGGGTCGGAGCAGGAGGAGATGGGTCGAAGCAGGGGGAGATGGGTCTGAGCAGGAGGAGATGGGTCGGAGCAGGAGGAGATGGGTCGGAGCAGGAGGAGATGGGTCGAAGCAGGAGGAGATGGGTCTGAGCAGGAGGAGATGGGTCGGAGCAGGAGGAGATGGGTCTGAGCAGGAGGAGATGGGTCTGAGCAGGAGGAGATGGGTCGGAGCAGGAGGAGATGGGTCGGAGCAGGAGGAGATGCGTGGGATAATTACCAGCAAAAGAAGCCCAGTAGCCCCACTCTGCTTGTGATGTCGTTGTTGCTAACTCCTACGCTTATCAGTCATGGCTCCGTTTGGAGAAGGGAGTTACCCTTGTCACTAACCACATTTGCTGTTGAGGAAGTGACTGCAATGGAAACAACCAGTGAGTTTATTTTAGGCAAGGTGCCCGTTGCAAATGTATGCTAATACAAATGAGATAAGATCAACAGAAGCGTTAATCATTCCATGAAAGCAGAGAGATAACTATTTTTAGGAAGTTGTGCTGATAGAAATAGCTACTATGACTCGATCACGATTTACAAGGTTTTTCCCAGTGCTAGAACCAGTTCAGCATCAGTTAAAGACGCTCAGAGTACGATCATCTGACCAGTTATGAAATTCCTTTTGTAAAAGATCCAATACTTAAAAAATCCAATCCAATAATCCAATACAGCGTTTGCTGTAGAATCTCTAAATAGTTACTATCGTTAAGTGAAGTCAATGTTGCATTAAACTGTTCATGAATGGTCATAATTGATTCACGTACAATAAAAGTTTTGTCCTTTCTGTATAATTTTATTGAGATATTGACTCAACAGCACAagttaaataaatgaatacaatAAAAATGACTCTATAAAATGCAATTAAATAACATAACAATTAGGTATTAGACACttcaaataaattaaataaattaaataaatatggtCAAATTCCATTTaaataacattattattattattagacaacaatacaactataatgaacaaataaataataaataataatagctatattaataaaaataaataataaaaagagagagacatgatTAATTCAGAATCAATTAGAAACGTATTTTAACTTTTCAATAAGATCTAGCAGCGTATATCAAAATGCTAAAAATACGTGGAATCGTCGTCAGAATTCCTTCGGGTAAAAGGATATGGCGCGGTTGGGTTTGGGTGCTGTGGGTGGCAGTTCAGCAGCAGGTTCTGAGAGTAACACTAGTTCAAGTACATAGTACTTTAACATTATAGAAATATGCTGCTGTGGTAACACCACGGCAACACATCTGTTGTACAATAAACCCCAAGGATATATAAACTGCTACAGTTTATATAGGTTGGTATAATTCCTCTAGCCTGgtccccagatctgtttgtgctctcgACTACTCCATGCTGTCGTGCAAGCCAATGTTTGGCATGTCAACGGCTGGCAAGAAgtggcatgatggcacaaacagactggtacccaggctatgatTCCTCATCTTTGACAGAAGAGTATAAAAGCATTGGCTTTAACATAAAACAACAATGTCTTAATCTCAGTCAACTTCAATAGATGAAACGCCCTGTGACTCCTATCAGGTAGCCTTCCCGTATATTCCTCATGTAATTAGCTCCCCCCCACCCTCCAAAAGTTGAATCTTTCCCTCCACACTgtggcctgcatcccaaatggtgacctattccctgtatataatTCACCCATAGAGCTCTTGTCAAAAaagtgtagggaataggttggcatttgggacgtagccttcCCCTCTGTCGGCAGCCATTTTTGTCTGTCTTTACAAGGCGAACACGCCAAAGAAGTTCTTCCCATCACCACTCTCCAGATGGGGCAGAAGCCTGTTCTCTGTGACTGTCCGGAGCCTGTCTCCCTTCTCCAGGCTGAACACTGCTCCCATGTACACGGCATTATACCACTTTCCTTCACTCGCAGCCTCGCTGTTGGAAGACTTCTTACACACGGTGCGTACGGAGTTGAGCAGCGTCTGGTACTCCTTGTTGTCTTCGGTGCCGTAGCTTGGGGACCAGCGCGTGACCGTGTTACTTAGGTGAACCATGTCCTGGTTGTTAGGGTGCTTGGGGTCGGCCTTGCAGCTGACGTGGAAAGAGACCTGGCTGTAGATAAAGTAGAGGCCCGTCTGGGGAATAACAATTTCGTTGTTGTTGAGTTTAAGACCCCCCTGTGAGAATCCCTGGCCCTCGTCATGTGTCCACTCCACTGAGGACTTGTAATCACCATTGGCGTTGTATTCACCTaaaaggggaagggaggagagagaggtcggaCATGAATATAATTCACTGTAGATATTGACTCATGGAGCACTACGACACACCTTCTATTGAGGCAAGTTGTAAATGAGCAGTTTCAAAAAGAGATGAAGGTTATGTCTTGACTTATATCGTATGTCAAACAGGCTTGATTCATTCACAGCATCTTATCCCATTTCAAGGTCAAGGGTCAAGTGTGAATTGATTTGCATATACTACATTTACATAGTGTGTTTCCAGActattcaacatgcagagaagtTCTTTCCAGTTCTACTGTTGAAATGACGAACGCTTTTGTGCTGAAATGTGTCTCAAATGACACTCGATCCCTTTTACATATGAACCCTGGTCAAGactagtgcactataatagggaatagggtattaTTTAGGGGGTACAGACAGGCATTCCTGGATATAGTGTGCTCTTACCTTCTAGATGAATGGCAGCCTTTCTGTTTCCAGAGAGTTGTCTCAGGGTATGCTGAATTtctgaggagggaaggaaggagatggAGATTTAGAAACGGTGACATCTTCACAAGCTGGGAATCTTCTCAAACCAACTACACGTGTGAGAGGTTTTTAAGAGCTTGCAAGAATGTATCTCAAATTGcacccatattccctatatagtgcactacttttgaccagggccgatAGGAGGGGGGgcgatagggctctggtcatatgtagtgcactaaaatACAAATAGGATGCACCCTTAGAATGCACCCTTTGTCAAGGGAGTAGCAGCATatgcatgtatatatataaatatatatctatatctatatatacacatataaatatatatattgcagtAGAACCTGACAGAAAAAAGGGATATGAACTCACCAGCTTTCTCGAAGTGATCTTGTTTCTGAGGAAACGCGAAACGGAGATAAAAGAAAGAGTTAGTCCTGCGATCAGGTTTCATATCGATGCTCAACAGGAGATATGAAATATACCGAGCTAATGCAGAGACATACAGAGGTTTACAGAGGATACAAATAAATGCAAAAGTTATGCCTAGATATATAGTGATatagctgtatagctgtataaatacatataaataattgcaaggtaaaaaataaatgtaaaatgaaagtacatttttatTCGATGAAATTGCTGATGAAATACTCTTAGCACATCAAATGAGTTCAGATCCAGATCGATTTCACTAGACATTGTGCCAttaataataatttaataataaatgataaatgatgataaaagataagATATAATAGGATGTATATTCTCACCTTGGTGTGCCAGGTAAAGAAGAGTGCAGCTGAGACACACAGCGCCATGGCCAGCAGGGCACCACACAGCCTCCACCGTCGTGTGGACTTCTCCCGTACCAGGGTCACGGTCGGTGACACAGGGCCATTCTCCAAGTCCACTGTCACTCTGCTGCAATCACCTTCCATCGTTTTACTAGAGCTTTTCTGCGGATCCCGGAGTAGAAACTTCCTTTACCTACTTAACCCAAGGCAGTATTCAAAGAGAGTTCAAGTACCAGTTCAGCTCTTTTGCGGTCTAGAAGTTTGTATAAAAATGTAGTGCTAAACTCCAGCAGTCTTATTAGAGGTTGTTTTGAAGGTAGTGTTGCTCCTGCTGTGTTTCATGGGCTGATACTCTGAGCGCTGGTGTTATATACACATGTAGCTTCTGGGAAACTCCAGTGATGTCAGTCAGAGTGGAGGCaagcagaggaacagagagttgaggGGAGGAGGCATGGGGACTGGTGTAATGGCTGGGGGAACCTGTGGCGTTTTTCAcactttgaaaaaaaaaaagtttcacaCCCACACGCAGGAAGAGTAGCTATTGCATGCAAGAGCtactggggatcctaataaacaaaACGAAAAACcctgcatgcacacacagctATCTTTcactaactctctctcacacacatatctCAAGTGACACCAAAGCGTATCTCTCAAACTTCATTTTTTACTCTGTTCCATATTGGGTTTTACTTTATGGGATTTTCTTGTCCCTCTTTCTTGGCGTTTACATTTTCTGCCTTCATCTTTTGCATGTCCATTAGTATCAGCACTGGTGGCTGGTTTTAAGGACAAAGCAGTCTATTGAGCAACAGACAATGTTGTGGTATCATTTTAGTATTAtgtattttttaatatatatatatatatatataaagaatgaaagtaaatgtgtttgtgtatgtaaaTTATCACTTATGCTGAAGTACACTTGTATGTTAATTTGGACTATACATTCTCACAAGCAAACATACTCGCTTGCCATATGAACAAAGAAAGATGTGTCATGGCTGCTCTCTGCAATGGTATCATTTTCATTATGTTTAATGTTGCATTTTTCACTGACTGCATTCaggaaagtactcagacctcttgactttttccacattttgttaagtttcagtcttattccaaaatggattaaatagttttttttcccgCCTCAATctactacacacaatatcccataatgacgaagcaaaaacagatttagaAATTTCGGCAAATGTTCAAAAAAAatgacatcacatttacataagtattcaggccctttacacagtattttgttgaagcacctttggcagtgattacagcttttgaagttgtccctctctctctctctctttggccgttcatgtttcatgttttttcCACTGAACTGGAAATGAAATTGCACCGTGCATCTGCACTAGATTTGGCCTCTCACTGATCCCGTACTACAACTAATGTAGGCCTACAACACATTTGACACAATGGTTGTGATATTTCACAGATATTTCACAGAAATAATAAGAGTTTGTCTGcaatattcccccccccccccccccaaccggTGTGTACAGTGTCTCCACAACACTTACGtagtcattttatttatttttttgcagagAAACTCTTCGTTGTATCACAACTGTTGTGCCGAATGCATTGTACATCAGTTGTGTACAACTTGAAGTGTGTACGGGGCCAACGTCTCGACAACACTCAGCGCTGTACTGTGTGAGTGACAGAGCCCATTCACCCACAGATTAGCaaaggtatggagggagagaaggatgtgaaagaaagaaagatgggGGAAGGTGTTATGGCAGTGGGATGTTTCCCCTTTATATAACAGCACAGTCTATTCATAATGAAAGTGGATTACATTATCCAACATGTAAAACACCCCTCTTTCAGACGTTAAATATACGGAAAAAGTGAtaccaaaaaaaaagaaagaagcaTTTATATTTCAGTGTCTCAGAATAAGATGGTGAAAACACACAGGAAGTAATAAGCTTTAATCAGGAAGTGTTGTAATTCATCTGATGTATTTGAGCTCGGTAGCTGCAAGAAATACTCTTAAAACTCAATTGCTATTGatcctgtaaaaaacaacaaatcTGGTATGTGGATCTCCGTAACAGACGGCTCATGACGAGAGGCGGggaggtgtgtgttgtgtacctCCAATCTCAATGAAAAATTTGAAAATCAACTTGATCGGAGTCATATTGGCCTAGACATGATGACAGGGAGATTTGAATTTAACAGTGAGCTTCAATACCTATATAGTGACATCTATAGCACACATTCTCCAGCGGCTGTTGAGCGGCTGTTTAcgtcaatgttttttttgtgtgtgtgtgtgtgtgtgtgtgtgtgtgtgtgtgtgtgtgtgtgtgtgtgtgtgtgtgtgtgtgtgtgtgtgtgtgtgtctgtgtgtgtgtgtgtgtgtgtgtgtgtgtgtgtgtgtgtgtgtgtgtgtgtgtgtgtgtgtgtgtgtgtgatttatttgttgtaaaatatgtttttattgaacataatagatatatatatacaccataCGATGCGTGATATAGTGTAGATATACCTTGTTTAGTATCTTAAGATTTTGCTCATACAGACAAAACAGTATGAAATTGCAATCTGTTAAATGAATGACTCGTGTAAATTAGTATTGATTTCTGTTAGATTGTAGTTCCGAGGTCACATGGGATGTTTATGGTTCCTGTTTCCATCCTGTGTGTGACATTATATTGCTAACTCAGTATTAGTACTCATC encodes the following:
- the LOC109875902 gene encoding tumor necrosis factor yields the protein MEGDCSRVTVDLENGPVSPTVTLVREKSTRRWRLCGALLAMALCVSAALFFTWHTKKQDHFEKAEIQHTLRQLSGNRKAAIHLEGEYNANGDYKSSVEWTHDEGQGFSQGGLKLNNNEIVIPQTGLYFIYSQVSFHVSCKADPKHPNNQDMVHLSNTVTRWSPSYGTEDNKEYQTLLNSVRTVCKKSSNSEAASEGKWYNAVYMGAVFSLEKGDRLRTVTENRLLPHLESGDGKNFFGVFAL